The region CTTTAGGTAGCGCATGCATGGTTCAGTTCATGCGTGAAAGCACATTACGTCCAACGACATGCACATCATTCATGAACGCAATGTGAAGTCGTTAACGTATCAATCACACACCATCCAGAACTTCGTCATGCAGTTTTATGGCACGGTTGATCGGTTGGAGGCAATGTGGCCATTGCACGCGACAACCATGAAGATCGTAAGTTCTGCTTCTTCTTTCTCAACTTGTTGATTTattcattcactcaatgttgctCTACACGTTGTGTAGCATGTGCGCGCTGCTGTGATGTACCACAAGGCAAAGTGGAGACCCTTCACGCACATACATTGTTGAATGAAACTCAAGGGGTAGTATGTGTGGGACAACATGATCCATCCAtgaaaaacttgttgaacatccgGTTAATCTCGTTGAATTTGAACTATTGTTGTACTGAACTTTTTTGCATCCTATGCATGGATGAtggatgatttgtgctattttACATCTGAACTTTGCTGAATTCTGTTTGTGTTTGATGAAATTCGTCCACTTAGTTGAAACACGATTTGAAATGTATGTGGATAGCTTTGGATGGTCGGCTCTCGCATATGTGTCCGCAGACTGGTCCGTCCAATCCGCAGACGGATACGGTGCCCAATTTGTGGGTCAGCATCGGAAATGCCCTAAAAGAGCTTCAAAGTTTTTCCCTTGAAGTGGGCCCATGTAAGGGTATGGGCACGTCGTGGGTCTCAAATAGCCGACATTCCATTAAAACACTTTAGATAAAATAAAAACATTCAGGATTTGTTtgaattttcaaaaaataaaaaacattatTGAATTTAAACATTGTTATTAAATTTAAAAATCTTCAAAAATATCAAGAAGTATTCATGAATCAAAATTTTTCACAAGTTAATAATTATGCGCAATTGTTTGAAAATGGTCATGAATATGAAAAATCTTCACGAGTTCAGAAAATTTTCAACTTTTAAAAAATTCGAATTTTAAAAACTGTTCATGACTAAAATTAAAAAACTGAAAATTGAACAAGAAAAAACATAAAAACCgttagaaaaaaagaaaagaaaaagaaaagaaaaccttcTAAAACCGGAAGGACTAGCCTACCTAATAGCGCCGCGCGGGGTCTATGCTTGTTCAACCACCTCCGTGATACACACATGATGTAAATTGTCATAATTAATTTTGGGAGAAAAATACAATTAATTGTAGAAACTAAAACATGTGCCATCAAATAAGATAAGGAGCCTCAATCGACGGCCACTTTTAATTTTTTTAAGAGAACATTGAGTCACATGATTGGGTTGGGCACACGGCCATTTTGTCGAAGAAGCGAGGGAGGATGCAAAGTGATTTTCCTATAAATGCCAACAAATCAAAACACAATGGGATTAAGacaaaacaccaaaacacaatgaTATATGACAAGGCAGTGGATGATATAATTTGAGTACAGAACAAGAACACCTACATTAAACTTATTTCGCAAGTGAAGTTTTCCTATGGAGCTTTTCTCTACACCATTCTAGCAAATGCATTGCCCTTTCTATTTGGTTTCGGTCATATGATTGTTGTGATGCTTTGCGTTGTTAAGAAACCAGGTACTAGTTAATTCCTTTAACTTCTATACATGTTACTCTGAGTCCATGAGTCGGAGCATTGATAATTTTATCCAAAGAATACCGAGTAATTTCGTAAATAAAATGACATTTGAGGACTCTAATATTTTAGAGTCTGTACACCCCTTAGTCATCATCATACAAATAATGCATATTTGCAACTTAATATGGAACTATTATTAAACTGCGAAACAACAATTGTATTCCGTTcatatataataaaaaaacaagagCCGAATAAAGCAAAAATGATAAGATCTAACGTTAGGTACGTGCACATGGCAAATCAAACATTTTCATGGCAATTCTAATGATGCAAAGATGACAATGCACACAACAATTTTTTGTCAAAAAATAAACAAAGCACGAAGTtatcatgcttgccaactataattGTCATCTTCGCTTCACTAAATTTGCCATTGGAAACATTCAATTTGCCATGTGCACGTATCATTCGAGCTTTATTAGATTAAAAAAGAAGGGCCTTTTTGTAGACAAAAAAAAGAAGGGCCTAGTATTTGTTCGAGTAGTCCGGGCTAAATGGGCCACCCGCAAAGTGTTCTACTCATACTGGGCCGCCTCCGGCACCGACTAggcaacaaataaataaataaataaataaataaataaataaaaagcagGGCAGAAACCCCATCGCTTCGTCGTCTATCCCCTATCCTCTCGTCCCCCGACTCCGCGCTGCCGGCAAGGGTTTGGCTCACGCCCGCTCGCCCCACGTCCACCACCACTCCTTCTCTCCGCAATCTGCGCGCACTCTCAACGACGGGCGGGCGGGTGAGAGCCGAGCCCCCTGCCACCTCTTAAATAATAAAAATGCTCTTAAATATGAAAAATTCCATCTCTTAAAAATTAAAAACTCCATCTCTTAGTAATAAAAATGTGTTTCTTAACATAAAATGCCATCTCTTGAAAttaaaaatgccatctcttaaattaaaaaaaaatcatcaCTTAAATAAATAAACATGTCATCTCTAAAAAAATCCATTCTCTTTATACAAAATGTCATCTCTTATAATAAAAAATGCTATAATATTGTTAATGAAAAACCATAACATTTTTAATAAAAAATACCATGCACTTAGTAATAAAAACTGGCATGCcattaaaagaaaaaaaatgccatCCTCTTAAAAAAATGCCATGCTGCAAAAAACAAAACTACAATGGGATTTTCGGGACTGAAAACATATGTGGCAGTTAAAACCATATATAAAAGGGCCTCGCGCACTGGAGGTCGTGAGTTCGACCCCATACCTCgcctcgtgattttttggaagaaaacaCACACACCCGTTCGCCAGAAAGCAGCCGCGCAACAAACTATCCCAGCGATCCTATGCGGCGTCGGTTCTGCTCCAAGAATCGTGCGACGGCAGGGAGGGCGTTCGCCGCGAAATCCCCCCTGGCTGACGGTCGCCGGTTAGCATTTTCGACTACTTATGGGTCTACTCTGACACaagaatttgaattttttttttaggGATCCCCTCTAGCACAACAATTGTTAAAAAGGAAAGAGCGGAAAAGGGGGGCATTGTTCTGGCCCATTTAGCCCAGGCAGGAAGTGTTGTACTCGGAGTCTCGGACTGGGCCGCCTCCGGCACCGACTAGGCAGCAGAAAGAAAAATAAAGAGCAGGGCAGAAACCCCCACCGCTCGCCCGTTCCGATCCCCTCTCCTCTCGTCCCCCGACTCCGCGCCGCCGGCGAGGGTTTCGCTCGCGCCGCCCGCccccacggccgccgccgccgccgccgcccctcctctcccCGAGCCGCGCCCGCCCTCGGCGACGGGCGGGCGAGAGCCGGGCCCCCTGCCGCCGCCAGATCCGCCGTCCTCCAGTTCAGGTAAGACGGCCCCGCCCAATCCCCGGCCCTCGAATACTCCGTCGCAATTCGGTAGCGGGATTTGCAGGgtgttgagttgattgctttcttTCTTTACCGTCGTCCTCCGGCGCCGTCGCGGTCTGCAGGGACGTGCCCCGGCGCGCAGCCCGCGGGGACGCCGGAGATGAGCTACAGCGGGAGCGGCGGAGGGAAGCGCCTCCGCACGTCGCCGAGCGAGGCGGAGGGCAGCCCCAGGCGCCTCCGCGGGTCGCCGTCGGTCtactccccgtcgccgtcgccctacCGCTCGCCCTCGCCGCTGCCGTCGCCGTCGACGTACCGGTCGCTCTCGCACTCGCCGTCGCCCTGCCGCTCGTGGTCGCAGAGGCCGCCCAGCGACGACGATGCCGACGATCTGAGCCGCAGCCGCGGGTCGGACGACCTCGACCGGCACGGGCGGAGGCCTGCCTGGCGGCCGCACGCGAACAAGGAGCTGGGCGAGAATGGGCGCACCGGCGAGTTCAGCGTCCGGATCGACGACTACGACCGCCTCTTCACCTGCAAGGCCTGCCGCCGCATGCTCTCGCCGCCGGTCTACCAGGTGAGTTTCGATTGCAGTTGTAGCACGGTTTTATTTATCATTACGGTCAGAATCAACTCAGCTGTGTTCTTGATACATGGCGTGCGTGCAGTGCCCCTTCGCCCACGTCACCTGCTCGAGGTGCCACGAGGAAGTCGGCGACAACCGGTGCAGCTGCTGCGGCAGCGGCAATGGCTATGGGCGCAATCGCGTCGTCGAGGAGTTCCTAGGCCGCATCCGCTTCTCCTGCCGCAACAAAGTGCATGCCTGTGAGGCCTTCCTTCCGCACCACGAGATGCACGAGCATGAGCAGACCTGCCGCCACGAGCCTATCTTCTGCCCTGTCCCCCAATGCGGCTTCGCCAGCCGGGCTGTCGCACTCACGACCCACCTCACCCTCCGCCACCACTGGGACACGATCAGGTTCCACTATGACGAGAACTTCCGGGCCTCTGCCCTCACGTCGACCATCTTTCAGAGCCGCGACgacggcgagctcttcttcctcgacTGCTTCAGCGAGGGCCGTGGCATCGCTCTGTCCATGATTTGCATCCGCCCTGAGAACGCCCGTGAGCAGGAGTTTGTGTATGAGCTGAAGACGCCGGTAGGCAACGGCGACAGACGGCCCTGGCTGCAGATGCAGTCTACGGCACGGAACACGTCGCTGCGTCACGGGctgggggagaaggagaaggtctTTCTGCTGGTCCCCAAGGACCTGCCGGGCACCGAGGATGGCAACGTGGAGGTGTGCATCCGTAAGCTTGGCCACCAGCGCGACTCTGTATAGGTTAGGCGACCTTGGTTGATGGCAACACTTGCTAAATTTTATAGGATTACAGTTCATTGTTGAATGTTGATGTTGAGGTAGTCTGAATTTCATATCGGTGAATGCTTGGTCTGTTGTGGATTTTTCGGATGGTTGAGATGGGGAATGTAAGCAGCGCGTGTTGCTGTGTTAACTTTTATCCATATGTAGATACTCGTAGGCTCTTTTATCTGAGGACGAAACttttatttatttgttcatgaATTCGTTAGGTAACACATCTCTGGGTTTGCTATTTTTCTCTTGGTTTCTCTGGATGTCAGTATGAATTGTTGCTGCACCTCAACAAGGGCAGCTTTGCAGTAGTAGTGAAGGAACAGCGACAGTCACACTGCAAACTAACCAGGGACTGGTCGCTGCAGTTTGTTCACCTGTGCTGATGCTACTTCTCCTTTTGCCAAGAGTTTGCATCCATCTTATCAACATTTGCAATTGCCCAGTTTTGGTTGCCTGGTTTCTTTACTGTTTAGCTTCACATGAGGCACAGTAGGTAATACAATACTccatccatccggaaatacttaggaaatacttgtcataaaaaatggatatccattttgatgacaagtatttgcggacggagggagtacttcatctAATTTACACCACATCACACGTACCTAACCCAATACAAACGTTTGTCTGGGCTTCTATTAGGGCAACTATGCCGCTAAATGACTAGCAAATTTGCACATGTCATATATGAGTAATACAAGTGTCATGGCCTCCTCTCCATAACATTTAAATTTCATATGCGTAGGAAAATCAATCCGTGTTGTTTCTTAGGGAAAGATTCACTGTCGCCAAGTAATCAGACTCGACGCTCAACTTTGAAGGCATCATGACAAGTAAGGAGTTGCTGGCAAGATGTAGAGATGATTGCCCGCATCGGTAGTGAGCTTTACCCACCCTGGTTCGGAGGGAGAGCAAGCTGGTTCTACTCCAAGGATTCACGCTTGGCAGTagttgttgggcttccaagtgaAATGGTATGCATCAAGCGACCTCTCGGTTGAGAGACAAAGATATCAATCTGTCGAGCCAACACCCCTAGCCTTAGTCAAGCAGCACCTCAGAACAAATTAAGAGCCCACTTGTGCACCGAACGGTTCTTGTGAGGTTAATGTGCTCAGAATTTTTTTACTTTTGAAATAATAAATTGCAGAAAATGAAGTAGATGTAAAAGTAGGTTGAAGAGtttctcacggaggaaattggaCCGGGGTTATTAGGTTCACTAGTAGCATCTCTCAAAGCAGCGATGGCACATGAACACAAGTACATGCATGTGTAATTGTCAATCAAATATTCATGACAAAGATAGTATATGTTTGGATCATGTTATACATGCATTATGTCTATAACCTACTAAACTGATTACAATTGCATGTAATGGCTTCTACTCCACCCAATGTGCTTGAAGGCCCCGGGAGAATGAGTGAACTATCATTTTATCCATGGCGAGGCAAATCCGTCTAAAATTCTCTTTTCTTGCCGTCACCGAAAGCATTTTACAAATAGGTACCTACTCCATCTAATTTACACCACCCTTGTAAATCTCTTGTATACACCACATGGAACCAAGTGTCTAGATGAGCATACCAAATAAATAAATTTTGTAAGCAAAGCTGAATTGCCGATATGCTTCATTTGTCAATGACTATTTTCAGTACCATGCATATGTTGAATTTATTGCGGTATCTAATTTGGAACACATTTGCAAATGGAACAAATTATACTCTACAGGGTTCTATAAGTATGCAAACCTAATAATACACTAGAAATCACTATTAAAATATTAGCTGGACATTATTCTTTAGAAACCTCTCACATGATATTTAATGAAAATAAAGTATACATAAACATATGCATATATAGACAAATATGTAGTTGCGCACTATGTACTTTGTTTTCAATTGTCACAAAATAAATTCAAAGATAACTTATGCCACATCACTTAattcaaatttagcataaacaaagTGACCGCTCATATAGATTACAACTCACTACAATGAACACCGGTTAACAATCCCTACTAAATTATGTGATTAACTATACCAACTAAAATTAAATTTATACTCTTTAATACAATAGtaagataaaaataaaaataaataaatataaaaatttAGTATAAACTAGCAATTTTATTTTGCTCTCTCCGTTTCTGCCTCCGGCGACTCTCCTGCGCGCCTTGTTGCTCCAGTGCAGAGTACATGGGGTGGATTCGTACGAGCAAAGGATGCGACAGAGTGGTGAGCTGTAAAAAAGCAAGCGATGGGGCACCCGAGTTTCTCTACCCACTCACCGGCATGTGAGCCCATTTATCGGTTGGGTCAACATATCATGGAGACGGTATACGAGAGCCAATAGTCGTAGAGGTGGCAGCCGATCACAGGACGCTCTCTGTGCCGGCACATCGAGGCCATCAGCGCCATGCAGTGGTCCTTCCCCGATCGAGACGCCGACGCGCCGAGGAAGTTGACGAGGCTCGTGACGAGCTCCGAGCGGGCAAGGTTGGCCGTTGTGCTGGCCGGCTGCTCGGCAATCCTCGCGAGTAGAGCGATCGAGCCGTTCACAAAGTCCTGATGGTCGTCGGAGAGGAGGTTGGCGAGCACACTCACGGCACTGGCGGACACCGCTTCCCCAATGTTGTTCGCGCTGTGGAGCACCCCGTGAAGGCTCACTAGTGCGTTCTTGCGGCCGCGGTAGGCGCCCTTTCTCATGAGGTGCACCAACTTCCGGATGGCCTCCAAGATGCGGTTGGTCCTAGTACTCACTATTCAGCGAGAGGTAGAACAGGATGGCCACCGCTTTCTGCCATGCCTTGACCTTGGCCGCGACATTGACGGCATCAACTATGAGCCCGAGCCTGCCCACCTCCACGAGCGTGCTCCACCCGATTATGTGTTTCGAGAGGTTGAGGAGACTGGCAATAGCGTTGTTCTGGACGCGTCCGTCGaggagaggaggtggaggaggcacgACACGACGTTGGGCCTCCACAAGGCACGCACGGTGGTACACGTTGCGCTTCGCCAGCTTCAGGGCCTCATACGTTACCTTCTTTTGCTCCTCGGTGTAGAACTGCACGCACCGGTCAGTTTATCCAAGAGCTCAGGC is a window of Triticum dicoccoides isolate Atlit2015 ecotype Zavitan chromosome 2B, WEW_v2.0, whole genome shotgun sequence DNA encoding:
- the LOC119366440 gene encoding E3 ubiquitin-protein ligase SINA-like 2, whose translation is MSYSGSGGGKRLRTSPSEAEGSPRRLRGSPSVYSPSPSPYRSPSPLPSPSTYRSLSHSPSPCRSWSQRPPSDDDADDLSRSRGSDDLDRHGRRPAWRPHANKELGENGRTGEFSVRIDDYDRLFTCKACRRMLSPPVYQCPFAHVTCSRCHEEVGDNRCSCCGSGNGYGRNRVVEEFLGRIRFSCRNKVHACEAFLPHHEMHEHEQTCRHEPIFCPVPQCGFASRAVALTTHLTLRHHWDTIRFHYDENFRASALTSTIFQSRDDGELFFLDCFSEGRGIALSMICIRPENAREQEFVYELKTPVGNGDRRPWLQMQSTARNTSLRHGLGEKEKVFLLVPKDLPGTEDGNVEVCIRKLGHQRDSV
- the LOC119361497 gene encoding U-box domain-containing protein 19-like encodes the protein MRKGAYRGRKNALVSLHGVLHSANNIGEAVSASAVSVLANLLSDDHQDFVNGSIALLARIAEQPASTTANLARSELVTSLVNFLGASASRSGKDHCMALMASMCRHRERPVIGCHLYDYWLSYTVSMIC